One Halobacterium sp. DL1 DNA window includes the following coding sequences:
- a CDS encoding 30S ribosomal protein S27 — protein MPRGDYYDDDGQEAREHCPRCGDTFLADHGDRKHCGKCGYTEWE, from the coding sequence ATGCCCCGCGGTGACTACTACGACGACGACGGCCAGGAGGCCCGAGAACACTGCCCCCGCTGTGGCGACACGTTCCTCGCGGACCACGGTGACCGCAAGCACTGCGGGAAGTGCGGCTACACCGAGTGGGAGTAG
- the rps24e gene encoding 30S ribosomal protein S24, with protein MEIEILEQEENPLLHRTEVKFEIKHDEETPSRLSVRDSLAAKLDKDSEEVVVHNLNTKFGMRQTVGRSKVYDSPEEAAEVEHEHMLKRNKIGEDADSEAEEAE; from the coding sequence ATGGAAATCGAAATTCTGGAGCAGGAGGAGAACCCGCTGCTCCACCGGACCGAGGTCAAATTCGAGATCAAACACGACGAGGAGACGCCGTCCCGCCTCTCCGTGCGGGACAGCCTCGCCGCGAAACTGGACAAGGACTCCGAGGAGGTCGTCGTCCACAACCTGAATACGAAGTTCGGGATGCGCCAGACCGTCGGCCGGTCGAAGGTGTACGACTCCCCCGAGGAGGCCGCCGAGGTCGAACACGAGCACATGCTCAAGCGCAACAAGATCGGCGAGGACGCCGACAGCGAAGCGGAGGAGGCCGAATAA
- a CDS encoding DNA-directed RNA polymerase subunit E'', whose translation MASNRLACHDCHHIVEPDEEMCPYCSSTSLTEDWAGYVVITHPEQSEIAEKMEVAESGEYALKVR comes from the coding sequence ATGGCATCGAACCGTCTCGCCTGCCACGACTGCCACCACATCGTCGAGCCCGACGAGGAGATGTGTCCGTACTGCTCCTCGACGAGTCTCACCGAGGACTGGGCGGGCTACGTGGTCATCACGCACCCCGAGCAGTCCGAGATTGCCGAGAAGATGGAGGTCGCGGAGTCGGGCGAGTACGCGCTGAAAGTCAGATAG
- a CDS encoding DNA-directed RNA polymerase subunit E' (Participates in both the initiation and recycling phases of transcription) has protein sequence MYKRARLKDTVEVPPQHLGDVGPDLVKRLLQDKLEGRMDEDIGSIVTVTEVHDLGDGAVLPSRPGVYYDAEFDAVTFDPEMQEVVDGEIVEVVSFGAFVGIGPVDGLLHVSQISDEYLAFDEENQQLASRESNSVIGTGDAVRARIVTKSIDERNPRESKIGLTAKQPGLGKHGWLRADREQQEQNQEAE, from the coding sequence ATGTACAAGCGAGCACGGCTGAAGGACACGGTGGAGGTTCCGCCCCAGCACCTCGGAGACGTGGGGCCGGACCTCGTGAAGCGGCTGTTACAGGACAAACTAGAGGGACGGATGGACGAGGACATCGGGAGCATCGTCACCGTCACGGAGGTCCACGACCTCGGTGACGGCGCGGTGCTGCCGAGTCGACCCGGCGTCTACTACGATGCCGAGTTCGACGCGGTCACGTTCGACCCCGAGATGCAGGAGGTCGTCGACGGCGAGATCGTCGAGGTCGTCAGCTTCGGCGCCTTCGTCGGCATCGGGCCGGTCGACGGCCTGCTGCACGTCTCCCAGATCTCCGACGAGTACCTCGCGTTCGACGAGGAGAACCAGCAGCTCGCGTCCCGCGAGTCCAACAGCGTCATCGGCACCGGCGACGCGGTGCGGGCGCGAATCGTCACGAAGAGCATCGACGAGCGCAACCCGCGCGAATCGAAGATCGGGCTGACCGCGAAACAGCCCGGGCTCGGGAAGCACGGCTGGCTCCGGGCCGACCGCGAGCAACAGGAGCAGAACCAGGAGGCCGAGTAA
- a CDS encoding nucleotide binding protein PINc, with product MTRVAMDANALMMPVEVGVRLFEELDRTLGSYDAVVPDCVVAELSKLAERGGEEGKAASVGADLATRCDAVETEEPYADDAIYGLATRGDVDAVVTNDGPLKERLLDAGVPVIHLRGRNQLTITQP from the coding sequence GTGACCCGAGTCGCCATGGACGCCAACGCGCTGATGATGCCGGTGGAGGTCGGGGTTCGCCTCTTCGAGGAACTCGACCGCACCCTCGGCAGCTACGACGCCGTCGTGCCCGACTGCGTCGTCGCGGAGCTCTCGAAACTCGCCGAACGCGGCGGCGAGGAGGGGAAAGCCGCGAGCGTGGGGGCGGACCTGGCGACCCGCTGTGACGCCGTGGAGACCGAGGAACCGTACGCCGACGACGCGATCTACGGACTCGCCACGCGGGGCGACGTGGACGCAGTCGTCACGAACGACGGCCCCCTGAAGGAGCGCCTGCTCGACGCGGGCGTCCCGGTAATTCATTTAAGGGGTCGGAATCAACTGACTATCACTCAACCATAG
- a CDS encoding translation initiation factor 2 subunit gamma, which produces MADNHRQPEVNIGLVGHVDHGKTTLVRALSGEWTDQHSEEMKRGISIRLGYADATLRRCPDCDEPECYTVEETCPDHETETEVLRTVSFVDAPGHETLMATMLSGASLMDGAVLVVGANEPVPQPQTEEHLMALDIIGIENIVIAQNKIDLVDAEQARENYEQIQEFVEGTVAEGAPIVPISAEQEINIDLVIDALQSEIPTPERDPDADAQMYVARSFDINRPGTTWDGLTGGVLGGSLVAGELEVDEEIELRPGREVDEGGQTEWRSVSTDVRSLQAGGETVDSVSPGGLLGVGTGLDPSLTKGDALAGQVAGPPGTLPPTWNSFTMDVDLLERLVGAEEGEEIEDISTGEPLMLTVGTATTVGAVTSAREDECEVELKRPVCAPPGAKIAINRRVGARWRLIGVGTLTE; this is translated from the coding sequence ATGGCAGACAACCACCGACAACCGGAGGTGAACATCGGACTGGTCGGCCACGTGGACCACGGCAAGACGACGCTGGTCCGCGCACTCAGCGGTGAGTGGACTGACCAGCACTCCGAGGAGATGAAACGCGGTATCTCCATCCGCCTCGGATACGCCGACGCCACGCTGCGCCGGTGTCCCGACTGCGACGAGCCCGAGTGTTACACGGTCGAAGAGACGTGCCCGGACCACGAGACGGAGACGGAGGTACTGCGGACCGTCTCCTTCGTCGACGCGCCCGGCCACGAGACGCTGATGGCGACGATGCTCTCGGGGGCGTCCCTGATGGACGGCGCGGTGCTGGTCGTCGGCGCCAACGAACCCGTCCCTCAGCCCCAGACTGAGGAGCACCTGATGGCGCTGGACATCATCGGCATCGAGAACATCGTCATCGCGCAGAACAAGATCGACCTCGTGGACGCCGAGCAGGCCCGCGAGAACTACGAGCAGATCCAGGAGTTCGTCGAGGGCACGGTCGCGGAGGGCGCGCCCATCGTCCCTATCTCCGCCGAACAGGAGATCAACATCGACCTCGTCATCGACGCGCTCCAGTCGGAGATCCCCACGCCCGAGCGGGACCCCGACGCGGACGCCCAGATGTACGTCGCGCGGTCGTTCGACATCAACCGCCCGGGCACGACCTGGGACGGCCTGACCGGCGGCGTGCTCGGCGGCAGTCTCGTCGCCGGCGAACTCGAGGTCGACGAGGAGATCGAACTCCGCCCCGGCCGCGAGGTCGACGAGGGCGGCCAGACGGAGTGGCGCTCGGTCAGCACGGACGTCCGGAGCCTCCAGGCGGGCGGCGAGACGGTCGACTCGGTGTCGCCGGGCGGCCTGCTCGGCGTCGGCACGGGTCTCGACCCGAGTCTCACGAAGGGCGACGCGCTCGCGGGACAGGTCGCCGGCCCGCCCGGCACGCTCCCGCCGACGTGGAACTCCTTCACGATGGACGTCGACCTGCTCGAGCGCCTCGTCGGCGCCGAAGAGGGCGAGGAGATCGAGGACATCTCCACCGGTGAGCCGCTGATGCTCACCGTCGGCACCGCGACGACCGTCGGGGCGGTGACGAGTGCCCGTGAGGACGAGTGCGAGGTAGAACTCAAGCGGCCGGTGTGCGCGCCGCCGGGCGCGAAGATCGCCATCAACCGCCGCGTGGGCGCCCGCTGGCGGCTCATCGGCGTGGGAACGCTCACGGAGTGA
- a CDS encoding ATP-binding protein has product MRVTLLGTGDTTGTPTPGCDCDTCRAAVERGVERTRFSVHVEADSGDSLLLDFSPDFRTQFLREDVPLPDAGVVTHVHFDHLDGLGNAYRLFDDLPVYAADETDPETGESVAETVARKYDYLDNVHPRAVSPHESFEAAGFDVTLVPVDHPPLLCYGVVVERGGAKLVLSGDTTYAIPEESRDAMRDPDLLLADGIVPAHLCEYHPAGGQHEGDNGVPRTFGTKHMTREGALALADDLGASQTRLVHVSHFYPVDEAFDDALAVDGETFHI; this is encoded by the coding sequence ATGCGAGTCACGCTGCTCGGCACCGGCGACACGACGGGCACCCCGACGCCGGGGTGTGACTGCGACACCTGCCGGGCGGCGGTCGAGCGCGGCGTCGAACGCACGCGCTTCTCCGTCCACGTCGAAGCCGACAGCGGCGACTCCCTCCTCCTCGATTTTAGTCCAGATTTCCGGACGCAGTTCCTCCGCGAGGACGTCCCGCTTCCGGACGCCGGCGTCGTCACACACGTCCACTTCGACCACCTCGACGGCCTCGGGAACGCCTACCGCCTCTTCGACGACCTGCCGGTGTACGCCGCCGACGAGACGGACCCGGAGACGGGGGAGTCCGTCGCCGAGACGGTCGCCCGGAAGTACGACTACCTCGACAACGTCCATCCCCGCGCCGTCTCGCCGCACGAGTCCTTCGAGGCCGCCGGCTTCGACGTGACGCTGGTTCCGGTCGACCACCCGCCGCTGCTGTGCTACGGCGTGGTGGTCGAGCGCGGCGGGGCGAAACTCGTGCTCTCGGGCGACACCACGTACGCGATTCCCGAGGAATCCAGGGACGCGATGCGAGACCCCGACCTCCTGCTCGCCGACGGCATCGTGCCCGCACACCTCTGCGAGTACCACCCCGCGGGCGGCCAGCACGAGGGTGACAACGGGGTTCCGCGCACGTTCGGAACCAAGCACATGACGAGAGAGGGCGCGCTGGCGCTCGCCGACGACCTGGGTGCCAGCCAGACCCGACTCGTCCACGTCTCACACTTCTACCCCGTCGACGAGGCGTTCGACGACGCGCTGGCGGTGGACGGCGAGACGTTCCATATCTGA
- a CDS encoding ATPase AAA: protein MTEALDVVEFLLTARVYDQHRELDENDLPPAHRSALWENDGVPRPPQATEEAVSEAAGVEDPWEAVSGLMFTDRDTFAGSMQLVDDDMAIDWFAERADAERVHDNPALAFVMGEDFGVDYETARTDNRSVQADRKWIDGLLAEYFDEEDEEMLDLVEVRSPAEIDVTLDDIVLTEEQEEEMSKVAKAIEHRDYLATIGLSEIGKLLFVGPPGTGKTSTARGLAHQLDLPFVEVKLSMITSQYLGETAKNVEKVFEVAKRLSPCILFMDEFDFVATTRTGDEHNAIKRAVNTLLKSIDEVSLVNDDVLLIGATNHPDELDAAAWRRFDEILSFPRPDEAMRADILALVTRELDIAEFDPAAVAAQTEGLTGSDLRLVLREAVLDALVEDRRTLTQEDLMAAVEDFEDRDHLRNLDTLEDALEDGTTAESHEGHDHDHAHDH, encoded by the coding sequence GTGACTGAGGCGCTCGACGTCGTCGAATTCCTGCTCACGGCCCGCGTCTACGACCAGCACCGGGAACTCGACGAGAACGACCTACCGCCCGCACACCGCAGCGCACTCTGGGAGAACGACGGCGTTCCGCGGCCGCCACAGGCGACCGAGGAGGCAGTCAGCGAGGCTGCCGGCGTCGAGGACCCCTGGGAGGCGGTGTCCGGGCTGATGTTCACCGACCGCGACACGTTCGCGGGCAGTATGCAACTCGTCGACGACGACATGGCGATCGACTGGTTCGCCGAGCGAGCCGACGCGGAGCGGGTCCACGACAACCCCGCGCTGGCGTTCGTCATGGGCGAGGACTTCGGTGTAGACTACGAGACCGCACGAACGGACAACCGCTCCGTGCAGGCCGACCGGAAGTGGATCGACGGCCTGCTCGCGGAGTACTTCGACGAGGAGGACGAGGAGATGCTCGACCTCGTGGAGGTGCGCTCCCCCGCGGAGATCGACGTCACCCTCGACGACATCGTGCTCACGGAGGAGCAGGAGGAGGAGATGTCGAAGGTGGCGAAGGCCATCGAGCACCGCGACTACCTCGCCACAATCGGGCTCAGCGAGATCGGGAAGCTCCTCTTCGTCGGGCCGCCGGGGACGGGGAAGACCTCGACCGCGCGCGGGCTCGCCCACCAGCTCGACCTCCCGTTCGTCGAGGTGAAGCTCTCGATGATCACGAGCCAGTATCTCGGCGAGACGGCGAAGAACGTCGAGAAGGTGTTCGAGGTGGCGAAACGGCTCTCGCCGTGCATCCTCTTCATGGACGAGTTCGACTTCGTCGCCACCACGCGCACGGGCGACGAGCACAACGCCATCAAGCGCGCCGTCAACACGCTCCTGAAGAGCATCGACGAGGTGAGCCTCGTCAACGACGACGTGCTGCTCATTGGCGCGACCAACCACCCGGACGAACTCGATGCCGCGGCGTGGCGTCGCTTCGACGAGATTCTCTCCTTCCCGCGGCCCGACGAGGCGATGCGCGCGGACATCCTCGCGCTCGTCACCCGGGAACTCGACATCGCGGAGTTCGACCCGGCCGCTGTCGCCGCCCAGACGGAGGGCCTCACGGGCAGCGACCTCCGACTGGTGCTCCGCGAGGCCGTCCTCGACGCGCTCGTCGAGGACCGCCGCACGCTCACCCAGGAGGACCTCATGGCCGCCGTCGAGGACTTCGAGGACCGCGACCACCTCCGGAACCTCGACACGCTCGAGGACGCACTCGAGGACGGCACCACCGCGGAGAGTCACGAGGGACACGACCACGACCACGCGCACGACCACTGA
- a CDS encoding acetyl-CoA acetyltransferase (catalyzes the thiolytic cleavage of beta-ketoadipyl-CoA to succinate and acetyl-CoA), with amino-acid sequence MASESTPVVAAAYRTPQGKEGGAFADTRSEDLSVPLIDHILAENGLTSDHIDDLQWGVAQQRGEQDNNVARVIALLSDLGEDVPAASVNRWCASSMEAIMRAADSITAGQRDAIIAGGVENMSRVPMDGNSYEHLHPRLAELYNVPQLQMGMTAEEVAERYEISREQQDEYALQSQQRAADATDSGRFDDQIVPIETDSGLVEEDEGIRRDTSMEALSQLPTVFRSDGTVTPGNASQISDGAAATLVTSEAFAEDHGLDVLAYVGDHNVTGVDPEVMGIGPVPATRELLDRTGEDIDEFDVVELNEAFASQTVYARDELGVDNEKFNVNGGAIALGHPLGASGARLPVTLIHELIERDADKGLATLCVGFGQGAAITFER; translated from the coding sequence ATGGCAAGTGAGAGCACTCCGGTCGTCGCGGCGGCCTACCGAACCCCCCAGGGGAAGGAAGGCGGCGCCTTCGCCGACACCCGCAGCGAGGACCTCTCGGTCCCGCTCATCGACCACATTCTCGCGGAGAACGGACTCACGAGCGACCACATCGACGACCTCCAGTGGGGGGTCGCCCAGCAGCGCGGCGAGCAGGACAACAACGTCGCGCGGGTCATCGCGCTCCTCTCGGACCTCGGCGAGGACGTGCCCGCGGCGTCGGTCAACCGCTGGTGTGCGTCCTCGATGGAGGCCATCATGCGCGCCGCCGACTCCATCACGGCGGGGCAGCGCGACGCCATCATCGCGGGCGGCGTCGAGAACATGAGTCGCGTCCCGATGGACGGCAACTCCTACGAGCACCTCCACCCCCGACTCGCGGAGCTGTACAACGTCCCCCAGCTCCAGATGGGGATGACCGCCGAAGAGGTCGCCGAGCGCTACGAGATCAGCCGCGAGCAGCAGGACGAGTACGCCCTCCAGTCCCAGCAGCGCGCGGCCGACGCCACCGACTCCGGGCGCTTCGACGACCAGATTGTGCCCATCGAGACCGACAGCGGTCTCGTCGAGGAGGACGAGGGTATCCGCCGCGACACGTCGATGGAGGCGCTGAGCCAGCTCCCGACGGTGTTCAGGAGCGACGGCACGGTGACGCCCGGCAACGCCAGCCAGATATCCGATGGCGCGGCCGCGACGCTCGTCACCAGCGAGGCGTTCGCCGAGGACCACGGCCTCGACGTGCTCGCGTACGTGGGCGACCACAACGTCACGGGCGTCGACCCCGAGGTCATGGGCATCGGCCCGGTCCCCGCCACGAGGGAACTCCTCGACCGCACGGGCGAGGACATCGACGAGTTCGACGTCGTGGAACTCAACGAGGCGTTCGCGTCCCAGACCGTCTACGCCCGCGACGAACTCGGCGTCGACAACGAGAAGTTCAACGTCAACGGCGGCGCCATCGCGCTCGGCCACCCGCTCGGCGCGAGCGGCGCGCGCCTCCCCGTCACCCTGATTCACGAACTCATCGAGCGCGACGCCGACAAGGGTCTCGCGACGCTCTGCGTCGGCTTCGGCCAGGGCGCGGCCATCACCTTCGAGCGGTAA
- a CDS encoding multidrug transporter, with amino-acid sequence MTRSRTVGLFVVVTLVFGTAFPAVKTGLSDIPPLLFAAGRSYVAAAVLLVYVGATVEYRSPQSREDWQAVLAGGAFLIGGSGFAFVGQQFITSGVAAVIFSLSPIVTALLAWALLPAERLVGRDYLGVVLGFLGVAILLRPDPASLLDPAVVGKALVLTGVSTVAFGAVLVRRSGSAMPVPALTAWSMVVGATIQGTFAFAVGESLASVRPTPLAVVSVVYLGLFAGAIGFVLYLTLMGEVGALKANLVTYLTPVVALVLGWLLLGERVEAVTLLGFAVIAAGFVLLESRELAAELAKYRSLYR; translated from the coding sequence GTGACCCGCTCGCGAACGGTGGGCCTGTTCGTCGTCGTGACGCTCGTCTTCGGAACGGCGTTTCCGGCGGTCAAGACCGGGCTCTCCGACATCCCACCACTGCTGTTCGCCGCGGGTCGGAGCTACGTCGCCGCCGCCGTCCTGCTCGTCTACGTGGGTGCGACGGTGGAGTACCGGAGCCCGCAGTCGCGTGAGGACTGGCAGGCCGTCCTCGCGGGGGGCGCGTTCCTCATCGGCGGGTCCGGGTTCGCGTTCGTCGGCCAGCAGTTCATCACGAGCGGCGTGGCCGCCGTCATCTTCAGTCTCTCGCCCATCGTCACGGCGCTGCTCGCCTGGGCTCTGCTCCCGGCGGAGCGACTGGTCGGCCGCGACTACCTCGGTGTGGTGCTGGGCTTCCTCGGCGTGGCGATACTCCTCAGACCGGACCCGGCGAGCCTCCTCGACCCGGCCGTCGTCGGGAAGGCGCTCGTCCTGACCGGGGTGAGTACCGTCGCGTTCGGGGCCGTACTCGTCCGTCGGAGTGGGTCCGCGATGCCAGTGCCGGCGCTGACCGCCTGGTCGATGGTCGTCGGGGCGACGATACAGGGGACGTTCGCGTTCGCGGTCGGGGAGTCCCTGGCGAGTGTCCGGCCGACTCCGCTGGCGGTCGTGTCGGTGGTCTACCTCGGTCTCTTCGCCGGTGCCATCGGGTTCGTGCTCTACCTCACGCTGATGGGGGAGGTGGGCGCGCTGAAGGCGAACCTCGTGACCTACCTCACGCCCGTCGTCGCGCTCGTCCTCGGGTGGCTGCTGCTCGGGGAGCGCGTCGAGGCGGTGACGCTGCTCGGGTTCGCCGTCATCGCCGCCGGGTTCGTGCTCCTCGAGAGCCGGGAGTTGGCCGCGGAACTGGCGAAGTACCGTAGCCTGTACCGGTGA
- a CDS encoding dolichol-P-glucose transferase — MPSLGIVVPAYSPNVQVLVEYLQSLRETLDPERLHVELDGGRTETVERVRDAGATVNNAYRRRGKGAAITAGFEALETDVLAFADADGSTGADSLGDVVAAVVDGGADLAVGSRRHPDAEVTSHQTFARRFLGDGFAWLAGNLLAVDLYDYQCGAKALTAGAWQRVRDHLHEPGFAWDVELVAMAGALGLRVAEVPLVWEDKPGSTVSVVRTPVELLETLVAARHRAKRLEDSRLHEAIAARRQESAALVERNHE, encoded by the coding sequence ATGCCCTCCCTCGGAATCGTCGTTCCAGCCTACAGCCCGAACGTCCAGGTGCTCGTCGAGTACCTGCAGTCGCTCCGCGAGACCCTGGACCCCGAGCGCCTCCACGTCGAACTCGACGGTGGGCGGACGGAGACAGTCGAGCGCGTCCGGGATGCGGGTGCGACGGTGAACAACGCCTACCGACGACGCGGCAAAGGAGCGGCCATCACCGCCGGCTTCGAGGCACTGGAGACCGACGTGCTCGCGTTCGCGGACGCCGACGGCAGCACGGGCGCCGACTCGCTGGGCGACGTCGTCGCGGCCGTCGTGGACGGCGGCGCGGATCTGGCCGTGGGCTCCCGGCGCCACCCCGACGCGGAGGTGACGAGCCACCAGACGTTCGCCCGCCGGTTCCTCGGCGACGGGTTCGCGTGGCTCGCCGGCAACCTGCTCGCGGTCGACCTCTACGACTACCAGTGCGGCGCGAAGGCGCTCACCGCCGGGGCCTGGCAGCGCGTCCGCGACCACCTCCACGAACCCGGGTTCGCGTGGGACGTCGAACTGGTGGCGATGGCCGGCGCGCTGGGGCTGCGCGTCGCGGAGGTGCCACTGGTCTGGGAGGACAAACCCGGTTCGACCGTCTCGGTGGTCCGGACGCCGGTGGAGTTGTTGGAGACGCTGGTGGCTGCCCGCCACCGCGCGAAGCGACTCGAGGACAGTCGACTCCACGAGGCCATCGCCGCCCGGCGCCAGGAGTCCGCGGCCCTCGTCGAACGAAACCATGAGTAG
- a CDS encoding sugar translocase — MSSGDRLRGVVPERFDSLVSGARFGQFVSVGVVGAVSDNAVLAALRLGAGVPEMWAKAAGVETAILVMFLVNEHWTFAGEGATGRKAFAKRLGKSHLVRSGGVAVQLAAYWLLTQRLAVTLVVAGTDLWFLAASPLAIAAAMLVNYVFESVFTWQVHQDDPA; from the coding sequence ATGAGTAGCGGCGACCGCCTGCGGGGCGTCGTCCCCGAGCGCTTCGACTCGCTGGTGTCGGGCGCCCGGTTCGGCCAGTTCGTCTCGGTCGGCGTCGTCGGCGCGGTCAGCGACAACGCAGTGCTGGCGGCGCTCCGGCTCGGCGCCGGCGTGCCGGAGATGTGGGCGAAGGCAGCGGGCGTCGAGACGGCCATCCTCGTGATGTTCCTCGTCAACGAGCACTGGACGTTCGCGGGGGAGGGCGCCACCGGGCGCAAGGCGTTCGCGAAGCGCCTCGGAAAATCCCACCTCGTGCGCTCGGGCGGCGTCGCCGTCCAGCTGGCGGCGTACTGGCTGCTCACGCAGCGGCTCGCCGTGACGCTCGTCGTCGCCGGCACCGACCTCTGGTTCCTCGCCGCGAGTCCGCTCGCCATCGCGGCGGCGATGCTCGTCAACTACGTCTTCGAGAGCGTCTTCACCTGGCAGGTCCACCAGGACGATCCGGCGTAG